One segment of Desmodus rotundus isolate HL8 chromosome 6, HLdesRot8A.1, whole genome shotgun sequence DNA contains the following:
- the HAND1 gene encoding heart- and neural crest derivatives-expressed protein 1 → MNIVGSLAHHHLPHPAHPVLHDPFLFGPASRCHQERPYFQSWLLNPPDAAPDFAIAGPPAAVVASTSAAYSQDSSSGQSSGHLEPLSGRLGRRKGSGPKKERKRTESINSAFAELRECIPNVPADTKLSKIKTLRLATSYIAYLMDVLAKDAQAGDPEAFKAEIKKVDGGRESKRKRELQQHEGFPPALGPGEKRIKGRTGWPQQVWALELNQ, encoded by the exons ATGAATATCGTGGGTAGCCTCGCACACCATCACCTCCCGCACCCCGCGCACCCCGTGCTCCACGATCCCTTCCTCTTCGGTCCGGCTTCGCGCTGTCATCAGGAGCGGCCCTACTTCCAGAGCTGGCTTCTCAATCCCCCTGACGCCGCTCCGGACTTCGCCATCGCTGGGCCACCCGCAGCAGTGGTGGCCTCAACCTCTGCGGCTTACAGTCAAGACTCCAGCTCCGGCCAGAGTTCCGGGCATCTGGAGCCCCTCAGCGGCCGCCTGGGCCGGCGGAAAGGATCAGGACCCAAAAAGGAGAGGAAACGCACGGAGAGCATTAACAGCGCGTTTGCGGAGCTGCGCGAATGCATTCCCAACGTGCCGGCCGACACCAAACTTTCCAAGATCAAGACCCTGCGCCTGGCCACCAGCTACATCGCCTATCTGATGGACGTGTTGGCCAAGGACGCACAGGCCGGCGACCCCGAGGCCTTCAAGGCGGAAATCAAGAAGGTAGATGGTGGTCGTGAAAGCAAGCGGAAAAGGGAGCTG cagcagcacgaaggctttcctcctgccctgggcccaggcgagaagCGGATTAAAGGGCGCACAGGCTGGCCACAGCAAGTCTGGGCGCTGGAGTTAAACCAGTGA